A region of the Thamnophis elegans isolate rThaEle1 chromosome 1, rThaEle1.pri, whole genome shotgun sequence genome:
catgcaaaaaatggggggtcgtgcctgtcatgcgtgcatgcgcgctgggggtgtgtcacacattgcattatgggtgtggcaccccCACGCACCACCAcactgcgctccccctgcttgtggcacgcaagccaaaaaaggtttgccatcgctggttTAGGGACTACtcaaagttaccacggcactgaaaaaagttacatatgaccgtttttcacacttatgaccaatgcagcatccccatggtcacctgatcaaaatttggatacctTGGTAACTTGCtcatttttatgacagttgcagcctctttgggggggggggggtcatgtgatcctcttttgtgaccttctgacaagcaaagtccatgggaagCGAGATTTACTTACCAATTGTGTTGctaaccagaggtggattgctgccgattcggcccagatcgggcaagctagtagtagcggtggcaagaggctccgcccacctgcctagaCACTTCTGCGCACGAGCGCGTGtccacgagcaaaccggtagtaaaaataatagaaactcatcactattactaacttaacaactgcagtgactcgcttaacaaatgcggcaagaaagattgcaaaatgggccaaaactcactgaacaaatacctcgcttagccacataaattttggccacagttgtggttgcaagtcgaggactgcaTGAACTATCACAATCCTAAGATTCTGCTAATATTTAATTCGGAGCCCCTGAAATGATGTTTGTTAGCtagtcatttcttcttcttttgtgatACCGTACCAGTCTCTAATCTATGCCTAAAGGAAGACGTTAAGTCTGAGGAAAACCAGATTAGTGTATCAAGGCCTCGGTTCTTAAGCACCGTTCCCTGGGTGTTTACTGGCAGCAGCTGTTCTCTGCTTAGTATGCATTACTCCAGATTCTATTTTGGACAGAGTGAGAGCGAAAGTTATCCTAATTATAAACCCGGCACAGGCCAAAGAAATGAGGCCGACGCTGAAAATCGGGGTTAGGTTGTCTCATGGTACCAGTTTAGATAGCTGAGTAATTGTCATGAAATGCCCAAGGGATGAGTTAAATTCTTTACTGCAGGAAGCATCACATCAAAAATATTCCAGCGAGGTGAGAATAAAAGGGAGCCGAATCCCGGAGGCAGAGCATACAGCAGCTGTCTGCATACAAAGACACACCGGGCTCAGATCATTCAGAAGAGAGACCAAGATGCTGTGCAGACTACACCTTGCAGGCCCTCAAATTCCCCTGCGAAGCCGAGGTTTATGGCCCCGGACCAGTTCGCTCTTTGAAGAGCTGGAGCGCGAGATGGACTCTATGTGGGAGCTCCTGACCAGCAACTGCCGGCCTACGGCGAGCAGCATGGTCAGTCGCGAAACCATCCACAGCTTGGAGACACCCAGCGCCAATGACACCTTTGCAGTGACTCAAGACATGACTGGATTTGACCCCCAGGAACTGGTGGTCAAGCTGGTAGGGGAGAAAGTGGTCCTGACGGGAAGGAAGGCCAGCGAGATGCCCAATGGGCCGTTCCGCTACGAGGTCTTCCGGAGGGCGTGGGACGTGCCTCAGAGCGTGGACCGAGATCGGCTCAGTTGCTCCATCTCCAGCGACGGGCAGCTCCGCATCGAAGGTCCTGTGACGGAATCGGCCATGAGGACGGTGCCCATCGCGGTCAACCGAGTGAGAAACGAGCCTCAACCAGCAGCTGATGAAGAATCCACACGCACAAAAGACAGCCGGGCTCAAGGATGAAGGACGCTTGGATGGGAGAGACTTTTTAAGAACTACATGCTGGAAAGCATGAAGACATGTGCACTGCtaataaatattttagatatGGAATTATACGCCCTGGTGGGGGATAATTCAGTTTTC
Encoded here:
- the LOC116506504 gene encoding heat shock protein 30C-like, which translates into the protein MLCRLHLAGPQIPLRSRGLWPRTSSLFEELEREMDSMWELLTSNCRPTASSMVSRETIHSLETPSANDTFAVTQDMTGFDPQELVVKLVGEKVVLTGRKASEMPNGPFRYEVFRRAWDVPQSVDRDRLSCSISSDGQLRIEGPVTESAMRTVPIAVNRVRNEPQPAADEESTRTKDSRAQG